In a single window of the Oryctolagus cuniculus chromosome 2, mOryCun1.1, whole genome shotgun sequence genome:
- the NSUN7 gene encoding putative methyltransferase NSUN7 isoform X2, with translation MLNSPRGPELSSSPGPEDISQLSSPALSGHAASAEKSSAGVLEKTGYPDSVYVTAANIFQGIRVEKSPDKVIIKYGHEPLRSFSEPEEESFQRLSYELAFSALKYQDILETMLIDSYILPSTTIPDHLNSLIIVMLYDFQDRKFQTRVLSDNEESLSEVQEVENLLNSFKTKLAAALARCRIKHGALSIYHILPETVRKQELRASTLPLYAWINTCKISPEEVYNNLKIKGYRKVKSILHIDDKVFAVDQHCYDVLIFPSHLKKDLVNIDLFKDYKLIFQDKSRSLAVHSVKALLNMEDDILMVNTGSWYTVAHMSILTHNNTSKIFVCGVRSHAKDPDLKKLFTKMGCKNIEILHDTFTDIDSKDQRLQKVKVILLLPRCSGLGVSNPVEFILNEHEDTDLLKDLSKGGTSKDKLHVLAQQQYEQLIHAMKWRR, from the exons ATGCTGAACTCCCCAAGGGGACCGGAACTGTCGAGCTCCCCGGGCCCCGAGGACATCTCCCAGCTGTCTTCCCCGGCGCTGTCGGGTCACGCAGCCTCCGCTGAGAAAAGCTCCGCTGGTGTTCTCGAAAAGACTGGCTATCCGGACTCCGTGTATGTGACGGCTGCCAACATTTTCCAGGGCATTCGAGTGGAAAAGTCGCCGGACAAGGTCATAATAAAGTACGGGCATGAACCCCTGCGCTCCTTCTCTGAGCCCGAGGAGGAATCCTTTCAGCGTCTGTCCTATGAGCTGGCCTTCAGCGCCCTGAAGT ATCAAGACATTTTGGAAACTATGTTAATAGACAGCTATATCCTTCCAAGTACCACAATA CCAGATCACTTGAACAGTCTTATTATTGTGATGCTGTATGATTTCCAAGATAGAAAATTTCAAACCCGTGTCCTTTCTGATAATGAGGAGTCTTTATCGGAAGTTCAAGAAGTAGAGAACCTTCTTAACAg TTTTAAGACAAAgctggctgcagcactggcacgaTGTAGAATCAAGCATGGCGCCCTTTCCATTTACCACATTCTGCCAGAGACagtcaggaagcaggagctgcGGGCCTCCACGCTGCCACTCTATGCTTGGATAAATACTTGTAAAATCAG CCCTGAAGAAGTTTATAATAATTTGAAGATAAAAGGTTATCGTAAAGTCAAATCCATATTGCACATTGATGATAAAGTCTTTGCCGTGGACCAACATTGCTATGATGTCTTAATTTTTCCTTCTCATCTTAAAAAAGATCTTGTAAATATAGATCTCTTCAAAgattataaacttatttttcag GACAAATCTCGAAGTCTTGCTGTTCATTCTGTAAAGGCTTTACTAAACATGGAGGATGATATCCTAATGGTCAACACAGGCTCATGGTACACAGTTGCCCATATGTCAATCTTAACACATAAtaatacttcaaaaatatttgtgtgtgGAGTACGATCACATGCTAAGGATCCTGACCTAAAGAAACTTTTCACAAAAATGGGATGTAAAA atATTGAAATACTTCATGATACATTTACTGACATTGACTCAAAGGATCAGAGGTTACAGAAAGTTAAAGTGATTCTGCTGCTGCCTCGTTGCTCAGGACTGGGTGTTAGTAATCcagtagaatttattttaaatgaacatgAAG ATACAGATTTACTGAAAGATCTATCGAAAGGAGGCACATCAAAAGATAAACTTCATGTTCTTGCTCAACAGCAGTATGAGCAGCTGATACACGCGATGAAAT GGAGAAGGTGA